The DNA sequence cacgcccgaaatagggttccgtagccattatgaaaaaattaagtaatatttttctaaggatttcgtattttgtacggaatattccaagtttaggtataggctgctatttactcttaaactactaataattctcaagaaaacttaaccgttatagttttccttgtaaggtTGATATACTCACTACAATcctaaatttttgaaatttttccacccaccggtttagattttagagggattctaatggttttaaaatacctatccaacgataccctacactacaaggttggatgagaaaaaaaaacacccccctttacgtctatgggagatatatttttttttatattttattgtaccatcagccaaatatgtggtctaccaccctaaagttgataatcgtttgcatgtcataaaacaataatgccaatagtcgcgtctgtcaacttgaaagttcgacttaagcgacatattcatttgataggaacttgtttaaaaattgacagaccacttatttggctgatggtatacatattcgtgcaaaattacagctttctagcattgatagtccctgagcaaagccgcggagggacagacatacagacagacatggcgaaactataagggtttcgtttttgccattttggctacggaaccctaaaaaggatccTTCGTCGTTTAATTTTAGGATTCCGTTCACCTGGTTTAAAATCTGCTACAGcgaaacgtgcaaaaatatctgacacgtcctacttcTACTTACCGGCCCCAAgagcacagtgtaagaaaatgtactTAAGTTCTTTAGACTTTGCCTAGAGATCGTCGTGtaagatatttatgcacgtttgttgtgtcagatattagtgctggtgactgtaccttaaaAGAAAACAGAACCCTATagtatcactttgttgtccgtcagGAACAGGTGTCAAGctgaaatgtttgtttatttaaatactcaggtcaggggggctactacgaaattcaaagttcgtatGGTACTGTCTCTCTcgcttttgtataaaataatataagcgtcagcgggacggcaagatacgaagttcgaattttgcacttcgtagtatagggccattCTAAATTCGAAaacgttcggtccctctgactcttaatactatttaatacgagagcgagagggacaatacaatacaaggactctttattgtacaccagacatagtaagcgatacagaaaacagatacacagagaaaaaaattacaaggtgagcaataggcggccttatcgcttaagagcgatctctttcaggcaaccttttttacagaaagaaggaaggactacttagtttacaacaggtggtgcatcaaaagtagatccgAAAATTCAGTCAGGGACGGTCCGATTTTccaacttcggagtaggccctctggtttGCTATCAAACTTCGAAGTCAATGCAATCAAGATAGCATTTAGCAGAAAGATTTGAGATTTGGCGTTTtatacctaataattttaaattaaaaaaataattatgaatgaaaatcgCAAAAGATGAGATGATCAagaagacatccactgttgaacaaagtcCTCCCTCTTAAAACggtacaatgaacgacaacacaCCACTTGTATCGAACGGTGGCCCACAACTTTCGCAAATACATGAGATGTTGTCAGCCCACCTAGCGGGAGGCCTACCCCACCTACCAATGCCAGCCAACGCTTCGCCTTCCGGCACTCGAGGTCCTTTCTCCCTCAACGGTTATCtcttcttcgagcgatgtatgtagcccgcccattgccacttcaactctCATATTCTCCGAGATGTGTCGGTAATTTCACGCAAATAAACTCCGAGCGTAGATCTCTCCacagctcgttgcgtgactccgAGCCTCTTCAAGAAGCCAACAGTCAAGGGCGACGTCCCAGAGCCATAGGTCGTCACTGGCATGACAACACACACTGTTTAAAGGCCAGTGAGCAGTCCTTCAGCACTTTTACTGGAAAGAAAAACTTGTGATAGAGAAATTTTATCCCAAGTTTTTCTTTCCAGCGTCGTTAGCACACTTTTAGTTAGAgcaattaatctgtcatctcccaggataacaggatcaaaggaatttgggcacaaatttgtgcctctgggagaggacaggttaaactTCTTTTGCACTGGGTTGAGAAAATAAACATAGCCCTTTAGGCTTAAAGCCGATTCGCGGTCATATCACATGTACATACATATTCATAAATGCTATCTAAAGTCATTCATGATTAAATCGTCCAGGTGTTCGTGATACTGATAAGGACTTTACTAATGATAAGGGGTACCATCACCGTCCCCGCTCTAGTACCTACGCTTCATTATAGACGTGAGTaatctcgaaaaaaaaaagtaaggtgCTGAACGTTAACGGGGAAGTTGAGTTGAATGGCACGCACCGGGTTATTGGGTACGCTGACGACTTGGCACTGCTGGGACAGCGCGAGAGTGAGGTGCAAGCCATGGCCCGAGTATTGGAAGAGGAGGGAGGAAAAGTCGGACTCAGAATCAGCCGCGAGAAATCAGAATATTTCCACACTAATCCAAGAGAGAAACGAGAAGACCTAAAGGTGGTTGACTTGACACCATCTACAAAGGggtcaataaatttaaatatcttgAGTGCACTGTCAGACACTAAGCACCGCGAGGAAGAGATTGACATACGTGTTCAGAGCGCCTTCAGATTTACAGCTGCTCTTCACAAGATTTTGGTGTCCAAGCTACTACGCAGGAGAACCAAGATTCGCGTctacaaaactgtcattagaCCGATATTGATGTACGGTTGCGAGGCTTGGACACTAATGCTCAAAGAAGAGAATAAGCTGCTCGTGGCAGAACGGAGGATTCTGCGGAAGATTCTAGGGCCGACTCAGAGAGATGACGGTAGCTGGAGGATAAGGAAAAACAGAGAAATTGAGGACCCGGTATCTGAGCCCAATGTTATAGGAGAGACCAAGGCGTCCAGACTCCGGTTGCTCGGGCACGTGGAAAGGTTGGGAGAggatcgagccgtgaagagagcgtACTTGGGACGACCAAGTGGACGTacgctggagggacgaggtcctgaaagaccttttggaccttggggtcgaaggctggcaagagttggctcaagatcgcaaagcgtggagtaatctggtgttggaggccaagacaCACTTTAGGTAACTACGCCCTGGtactaagtaagtaagtaagtaaagcAAGGAATAGATTCAAACTTGTTATTCAGTTGAAAAAACCGTTTCTTTCATAAACAGGCACAAACCTGTTATGAGAATTATTATGTACTTAGTACCTTTTGCCTGTGTGTGGCAGAGGCAAAGGTCAAATAGTGACACGAGTACACGCCAGATAAAACAAACAGGCGTTTAAAGCATGATTTCCACCAAACGGCTGGAATCGGAAAGAATCCGAACGGATGCGGCTACAGCCGAACGTCTTCAACCGAACGGCTTGCTTCACATCGGATCGGGAAGAATACGAAcgagaaaatcgaagttcgtatcgtaccgtccctctcactctcgtatttattctaatattataaaaaggaaagatttggatttttgttttattttatgtttgttacgaataaacaaactactggaccgatttcaaaaactcttttaCCATTAGAATGTTACATTATTccagtgccataggctatatttattaggAATGGGCCGAATAATCGTTTTAcattcggtattcggcatattcggcagATTTTCCGAATATTTGGATAAATATTTGGGGCAAACTTTACCTctataatagtataatatagtaaattagtatatagtatagataatacaaatataataatatatactataatacgagtataacatATTATACTAATAAAAAACGCGTTCGTTTCGCTTGCgacgtaaataaatagaatagcCCCTTCTAAGGGGCCCCAGGCATCTACTTGTAGCGGAGAACGTAATCGCGGAGTGAGcgggaggctactacgaaattcgaaattcgaagttcgtatcgtaccgtccctctcactctcgtattaaacaatataaacgtcagtgggacggcaagatacgaagttcgaattttgcacttcgcatATAATTATAGCGTTATTGCATATTTTGGTTCTTTTTGATTAACAGTGCTTATTTCAGTTGTTTTGTTATACGTGTCAAGCGTATTGTTTTATGCCGTCGACACGTCCGATGTACAGATAGCTAcgaaaatcttatttttgttgtattaaTCCCGCCAGTGTAAAAAAAACCCAGACTAATGGAATTTTGGACAAAAAATTACCCAGGCTCATTTACGACTGGTGGCACTGTCATTTTTTGCATGAAGGTTTGTGAaactcaaaaaaatatcaaatcgatCAACATGTGAGTCCGTACTGCTTCCCATTTAGCTGCAAGACAAAAACCTACAAAATGTTGACAACAACTACTGCCAGTCAGTACTgccttatataatataatgctgcatgtctctcgatgagagcgaaacatagatgtcgctagtgctgctgcttaagtagcgtagtagaaagaagcaacctgagatgtgtgcatgcataggagaaattcgtgtctgtactcctgtctagtagtagtgtaggggtatggcacgcagcacggaatgctgaggacctgggtttgattcccagcgctggtctctttttctggtttttctgtgcatccatgtctcagtttgtattttcgataaatacCTACCTCCTGTCCCTGTCTTCATTCCATCTATTGtacataacattaaactgaACCAACAAGAAACCGACTTTTTAAAACCTAACCCAAACAAATACGAAGTCAGCAAAAAGAAATACATTCAAGATGACATGAGAttcggcttgccgtggcattatgctgagtggggacctatttagcgtctgtctttatctgttctatgtttgttcctatgtttgttttatggcgttaaataaatgtattttctttctttctttcttagatACAGTGGCTATAGCGACAACAGTGGCGCACTGGCCGTTATTTCAAGTATTTATAGATAGCATTCTATGTCTACCACTCTTTGGAAGGTCTTCCGATACGTACaggtacgttagtactattatatattctgtggtacaGGCCACAATCAGTTCCCTTGCATCAGCAATGTAACGAACTTGTGTAGCGAGTGTTTTTTTGCTTTGGCGAAAGAAAGACTGAATTTCAAGGTAAGGTGTAGGttactaagtatttttttacgaacctttttgccattttattattatttttgctgagAAACAAAGTTAATAGAGGTCATTTTGGTATAAACTGCACTTCGATTTACGCAAAACCATCATATGTGGAATAAGTTAAATCCAAAATGGCGGTTTTGCACACAGTGACTCAAATCATTTGAGTACAGTGGTTCATTTATACTGTaatattaatttagaaaatttaaCGAGATGTAAAATTTTCcttagttttttcttttaagaTGGCTTGTCCAGCAAGGCGCCATAAAATAAGGAAACCCGCAGCTGATAGCATGAGAAACATGAAGACATGACATGAAGAGTAAGAAAAAACGTTCAAAGATTATTAATTTTACGACAAGTCATTTTAGCCATTTCGTTCAATGTGATATTTATTGATTAGTTAACAGGGTAACTCAATGACTGATAAAAAaccgattttttattattatttggattTAACTATGATTTTAAATGAATCACTGTGAACTGAGGCAGTAGCGGTgttagggtagggcgcggtggggcgaccgcccagggcgccgTACTTAAAGGGGCGACCTGCAGGCGCCCCTTATGTCCTCTCGCTCATTGAACGAagcctatacctacctacttctggaaaattcccaaaagttgggggcgccgtggaaatctcgcccagggcgctggaagtgctaaaaccagCACTGTCTTCCTTCACCCtacattattactatttttaagcAATTTATTTGCAAGCGAAGAGGATAGGAGGGCTTATAAAATATGACATaagtcatatatttttaaaaccacGTGTCTTGAAAATACCATTTTGGAATGTAGTGGAAACTGTGCCGAATTTGAAATACGAGAAGAATATAGAAAATTACAGTTCAGGTAATTAACCTTGGCACCCAatcgaaaatttaatttacacgGTAGCTTCGTAGTATAGTAATAAACGCACTTTTAACACTTTCCAATAGTACCTACGCTAAGCTTGAGTGTATGATCTCGAAAATCGGTaccatttaaaagtttttttttttcatttaggtaCGAAATAATAAAGACAGGTATTGGTATGCACtttaaaaatactacattaGCTTGCATTTGCGCCCTTTCACGTCCATCATGTAAGATGATTGTCATACAGACCTTCAATGACAAGacaatgataataaattaacatgAGCATTAAATAAATCGGATTTAATAATCTCCATACCAAAACTGAGTGAGTGGGACAGAAAATGCTTTCAAGGCAGATTTAGTCTCAATTAATTTCGAAATTAGTAAGTGCGAAGCCGCCCGCTCCGGCTAACAAGTAGTGTGTGTGTCACAGATAGATGTGTGTGTACTGTACTGTATACGAGTAAAGTACaaattattcagtaaataataataataaaatatgtttaaatagtTTCCAAAACATAACATCAGCTAGAAAAACTAGTTAGGATACTATGACTGGGCTATGTCTGGGCGACCATGCAtggtttttcttgattttccgTTTATTGCGACATTGCGACATTTGCGACAGACGACTCAGTTTATTGATAGGAACTAATTAGGTACTTGGTAAATCAGTTTTTAaccaaataaaaagtttttttcctacataatttaattttataacttgtcattattattttaaagacCAAATTGTAAAAATCACACATGAGTGATATTGACGTGACACACCAGagacaaaaaaatgttttgggaAAAAACTCCTATTTTATacctacaagtttttttttgctgactgtacttgttttGTCACcccaaactaaatttgcatacctttcaagtcgatgccattaaccgttgaagacgagttccgtcctgcggagacgatcctggccggactaccaggatgtcactaccagattattgtattgtcacgcaatttacataagtatgtcaaatttcaagacaatccgactacctACTGGAAgtttggtcgaatttaacttgcaagatttgattacagacagacaacggaacaaGTGAAAGCGGTGAAACTAAGTGAAAGCGGTGAaactaagtaaaagcttgtaaaaaactcattttttaactttttttgcaaaattttatgttGCTAAACTAGTTAAAGCAAAATGCCTCGCAgcaaatacaaatatataaaaaaagtttactttACCTCCAGCTCCTCCAAGTAAGCGACCTCAGCTTTGTCCCGGCTCCCCTCCTCATTCGTTATAATCCTACCATTTTCACTCACACTACCCGTTAAATTACAATCTTTCAAGTCACTACTGTCCACTTTGAAATCATTTAGCATGTGATACGCACTAATACTGTGTCCGAACTTCTCCATGGCTTGCAGTATGCTTTTGCCCTCATAGTGTTTCAAGGTGTTGACGCCTCCGGGGTGGTCGCGCAGAAACTTTTTTATGTCATAGTTTTTGCCGTCCACTTGTACAGGGAAGTGCGGGGTATCCATGGCGGCGACCATCTCCCTTCGCAACCATTTAACGACTGAAACGCTGAAAACGTTTATCACACTAGCAGGTGACTTAAAATAAAGTAGGCGCCTAGGCTATGTTTTAATCACTAGTATTTTGCGTAAGACACactgtaatataaaaaaagcgTATTTTATCTATTGAACTGTGGGGTGGGGGTGGAGCACGGggactgttttttattttacaaatgtaAATACAACACTTCGGTACCATCAGAATATGGCAATAACTACCTATTACTAAGAAATTAGGTAAAACTTGAGTTCATTTTTATACTACTTTGTAACATACCATTTTCGAATAATGTTCTGACAGATCTGACAGTTCGCGTTTGTTAGACAACCAAAGAGAatttgtttgtaaattttatagaATGATCTGGTATATATACTATActggtatataatatatatattgaaagaggtatattatattatattacaagcatataaaaccggccaagagcgtgcccgaaacaggttccgtagccattacgaaaagaataagtaatatttttctaaggattacttacactttaaagttgaatattttgcaaacaaatctaaatttgaaagacctatccaacgatactccacactacaaggttggatgagaaaaaaaattgtttttcaaa is a window from the Choristoneura fumiferana chromosome 13, NRCan_CFum_1, whole genome shotgun sequence genome containing:
- the LOC141434191 gene encoding uncharacterized protein; translated protein: MARVLEEEGGKVGLRISREKSEYFHTNPREKREDLKVVDLTPSTKGSINLNILSALSDTKHREEEIDIRVQSAFRFTAALHKILVSKLLRRRTKIRVYKTVIRPILMYGCEAWTLMLKEENKLLVAERRILRKILGPTQRDDGSWRIRKNREIEDPVSEPNVIGETKASRLRLLGHVERLGEDRAVKRAYLGRPSGRTLEGRGPERPFGPWGRRLARVGSRSQSVE